The following are encoded together in the Sulfoacidibacillus ferrooxidans genome:
- a CDS encoding SDR family oxidoreductase, whose protein sequence is MPDQQSLSAKGSTFPPQHQDQQPGFEMLMNPLPIYEDQTEQGSHKLQGKVALITGGDSGIGRAVAIAFAKEGADVAIAYLNEHEDAQLTKQRIEQLGKRSLLLAGDIGEESFCQEIVQRVVDHFSRIDILVNNAGEQHPQQQIEMITSDQLLRTFKTNIFSMFYLTKAVLPYMPIGSSIINTASITAYEGHKTLIDYSSTKGAIVTFTRSLALSLADRGIRVNGVAPGPIWTPLIPASFSASEVAQFGSTTPMKRAGQPVELASTYVYLASASSSYLSGQMLHINGGTIVNG, encoded by the coding sequence ATGCCAGACCAACAATCACTCAGCGCAAAAGGTTCCACTTTTCCACCACAACACCAAGATCAACAACCTGGATTTGAAATGTTGATGAATCCATTGCCAATCTATGAAGATCAAACGGAACAAGGTTCACATAAGTTACAAGGAAAAGTAGCGTTAATTACTGGTGGGGACAGTGGAATCGGGCGTGCTGTAGCGATTGCCTTTGCAAAGGAAGGCGCAGATGTTGCAATCGCTTATCTCAATGAACACGAAGATGCACAACTGACAAAACAGCGTATTGAACAGTTAGGTAAAAGGTCGCTCCTCTTAGCTGGAGATATTGGAGAAGAGTCTTTTTGTCAGGAGATTGTACAGCGTGTAGTTGATCATTTTTCGCGTATCGATATTCTTGTCAACAATGCAGGAGAACAACATCCACAGCAACAAATTGAAATGATTACATCAGATCAATTGTTGCGCACCTTTAAAACCAATATATTTTCCATGTTCTACTTAACAAAAGCAGTCTTACCCTATATGCCGATAGGAAGCTCCATCATCAATACAGCATCGATCACAGCGTATGAGGGACACAAAACGCTCATTGATTATTCTTCTACAAAAGGAGCCATTGTAACGTTTACTCGATCACTGGCTCTATCCCTAGCCGATCGTGGCATTCGTGTAAATGGAGTCGCACCAGGGCCCATATGGACGCCACTGATTCCCGCATCATTCAGTGCATCTGAAGTTGCACAATTTGGGAGCACGACACCTATGAAACGTGCCGGACAACCGGTTGAACTTGCATCGACATATGTTTACTTAGCTTCAGCCAGTTCATCTTATCTATCCGGTCAAATGCTCCATATCAATGGGGGAACCATTGTCAACGGTTAA
- a CDS encoding cytochrome c biogenesis CcdA family protein — protein MVATPTMWIAFLAGLASFVSPCTLPLYPSYISYISGISYDRNNAGLVTSAVRTKALTHALFFVLGFSVIFVALGASANLLGILFAQYRSLFSEIGGVIVIVMGLILLGWIKLDVFMREAKWHAKSKPAGYLGAFVIGISFSAGWTPCIGPILASVIAIAATSQVNGMVLMFAYALGFAIPFLVLAYTLGSVRWLQRYSEPISRVGGAVLVLMGMLLITHRLETLTSWMTRIFGAGTSI, from the coding sequence ATGGTTGCGACACCAACGATGTGGATTGCATTTTTAGCGGGTTTGGCTTCCTTTGTATCACCGTGTACATTGCCGCTTTATCCGTCTTACATCTCGTATATTTCTGGAATTTCTTATGATCGGAACAATGCGGGGCTAGTGACGTCTGCTGTGAGGACCAAGGCATTGACTCATGCCTTGTTCTTTGTTCTCGGTTTTTCTGTTATTTTTGTGGCACTTGGCGCTTCAGCTAATTTACTTGGAATATTGTTTGCACAGTATCGCTCACTATTTAGCGAGATCGGTGGAGTTATTGTCATCGTCATGGGGCTCATCTTGCTTGGGTGGATCAAGCTTGATGTGTTTATGCGCGAGGCAAAGTGGCATGCGAAGTCAAAACCTGCAGGGTATCTAGGCGCTTTTGTGATTGGCATTAGTTTTTCTGCTGGCTGGACACCTTGTATTGGTCCTATTTTGGCATCGGTGATTGCCATAGCTGCGACGAGCCAAGTGAATGGTATGGTTTTGATGTTTGCCTATGCGCTTGGATTTGCAATTCCTTTTTTAGTCCTAGCCTATACGCTTGGGTCTGTTCGCTGGTTACAACGATATAGTGAACCGATCAGTCGGGTTGGCGGGGCAGTACTTGTGCTTATGGGGATGTTGCTGATCACTCATCGCTTAGAGACACTTACGTCTTGGATGACACGTATATTCGGGGCGGGCACGAGCATTTGA
- the clpB gene encoding ATP-dependent chaperone ClpB: MDANQYTQKSREALVAAEQLAAMSHHQEVTGKHLLSSLIDQEGGLIPRLLEHMGIYEVAKTKVEQLLRQIPVVTGYDSTLHMGTGLARTLATAAQEAKEMKDEFVSVEHLLLALIGQSERDTVTACAQIGLTRDAVLQSLRAIRGNQKVTGDNPEGTYEALLRYGRDLTQEASDGKLDPVIGRDDEIRRTIEILSRRTKNNPVLIGEPGVGKTAIVEGLARRIVAGDVPEGLKHKRLISLDMGSLVAGAKYRGEFEERLKAVLKEVKDSAGEIILFIDELHTVVGAGAAEGAMDAGNLLKPMLARGELRTIGATTLDEYRQHVEKDAALERRFQPVIVNQPSVEDTISILRGLKERYEVFHGVRIKDSAIIAAATLSDRYISDRFLPDKAIDLMDEAAARLRTEIDSMPTELDEMTRRIMQLEIEEAALSKEQDEAVSERLLKIRTELADVRQDADTLKVQWEIEKQYIARVRDLKKEIEQTRNDMERAEREYDLNKLAELRYGRLGELERKLHLEEEELASKQSRGMLLKEEVDQEDIAEVISRWTGIPLKRLMQGERDKLLHLDEELHHRVIGQDEAVQAVADAVLRARAGVKDPNRPIGSFIFLGPTGVGKTELSRALSELLFDDERMMVRIDMSEFMEKHAIARLIGAPPGYVGYEEGGQLTEAIRRKPYAVVLLDEIEKAHPDVFNLLLQVLDDGRLTDGQGRTVNFQNTVIIMTSNLGSDEILRRTEQHEEFSAIETQVRSILQRHFRPEFLNRVDEIVVFHALNLANMSAIAKQMLDRLAVRLRKNVGLKLRWSDAALAYLGEKGYDPVFGARPLKRLIGQEIETPLSRLLLAESTARGTIAIDVKEGLLTVSIE, translated from the coding sequence ATGGATGCTAATCAATATACACAAAAATCGCGAGAAGCACTTGTGGCAGCTGAGCAATTGGCTGCCATGAGCCATCATCAAGAAGTGACAGGAAAACATTTGCTTTCTTCTTTGATTGATCAAGAGGGTGGATTGATTCCGCGGCTTCTAGAGCACATGGGAATCTACGAGGTTGCGAAAACGAAGGTTGAACAATTACTGCGCCAGATTCCTGTTGTCACTGGATATGATAGTACTTTGCACATGGGTACTGGTCTTGCTCGAACGCTTGCAACGGCTGCACAAGAAGCAAAAGAGATGAAAGATGAATTTGTAAGTGTGGAACATCTCTTATTGGCACTGATTGGGCAGAGTGAACGGGATACGGTGACTGCATGTGCACAGATTGGATTGACTCGAGATGCAGTTTTACAATCTTTACGTGCGATTCGGGGGAATCAAAAGGTGACAGGAGATAATCCGGAGGGGACATATGAGGCCTTATTGCGCTATGGTAGAGATCTTACGCAAGAAGCCAGTGATGGGAAACTCGATCCTGTGATTGGTCGCGATGATGAGATTCGTCGCACTATTGAAATTTTATCGCGCCGAACGAAAAATAATCCTGTCTTGATTGGTGAACCAGGTGTTGGAAAAACCGCGATTGTTGAGGGACTAGCTCGGCGAATCGTTGCAGGTGATGTGCCGGAAGGCTTAAAGCACAAACGGTTAATTAGTCTTGATATGGGTTCATTGGTAGCTGGTGCAAAGTATCGAGGAGAATTTGAAGAGCGTTTAAAAGCTGTGTTAAAAGAAGTGAAAGATTCTGCAGGTGAGATTATTTTATTTATTGATGAGTTACATACGGTGGTGGGAGCGGGAGCCGCAGAAGGTGCAATGGATGCAGGCAATCTGTTGAAACCTATGCTCGCGCGCGGTGAACTGCGCACAATTGGTGCGACCACACTGGATGAATATCGTCAACATGTCGAAAAGGATGCGGCATTAGAGCGGCGTTTTCAGCCAGTGATTGTCAACCAACCCTCAGTCGAAGACACGATTTCTATTTTGCGCGGTTTGAAAGAACGATATGAGGTCTTTCATGGCGTGCGCATTAAGGATAGTGCCATCATTGCAGCAGCAACACTTTCTGATCGGTATATTAGTGACCGGTTTTTACCTGACAAAGCCATTGATCTGATGGATGAAGCGGCAGCGCGTCTACGTACAGAAATCGATAGTATGCCAACGGAGTTAGATGAGATGACTCGACGGATCATGCAGCTAGAGATCGAAGAAGCCGCGCTTAGTAAAGAGCAAGATGAGGCAGTCAGCGAACGGTTGCTTAAGATTCGCACAGAACTTGCTGATGTACGGCAGGATGCGGATACATTAAAGGTGCAGTGGGAGATTGAAAAACAATATATTGCGCGCGTTCGCGATCTCAAAAAAGAGATTGAACAGACACGCAATGATATGGAGCGAGCAGAACGAGAGTACGATTTAAATAAATTAGCAGAGTTGCGCTACGGTCGTTTAGGTGAATTAGAACGCAAACTTCATCTTGAAGAAGAAGAACTAGCGTCAAAACAAAGTCGTGGCATGCTATTAAAAGAAGAAGTGGATCAAGAAGATATTGCAGAGGTGATCAGCCGTTGGACTGGCATTCCACTAAAGCGCCTTATGCAAGGGGAACGAGACAAATTACTGCATCTAGATGAAGAGTTACATCACCGGGTGATCGGTCAAGATGAAGCGGTACAAGCGGTTGCTGATGCTGTGTTACGTGCACGGGCAGGCGTGAAAGACCCTAATCGCCCGATAGGTAGTTTTATTTTTCTGGGACCTACGGGGGTAGGTAAAACAGAGTTATCGCGTGCATTATCTGAACTTTTATTTGACGATGAGCGGATGATGGTGCGCATCGATATGTCTGAATTCATGGAAAAACATGCAATTGCTCGCTTAATAGGAGCACCACCAGGATATGTGGGATATGAAGAAGGCGGACAACTGACAGAAGCGATTCGGCGTAAGCCTTATGCAGTCGTCCTGTTAGACGAAATAGAAAAAGCTCATCCTGATGTGTTTAACTTGTTATTACAAGTGTTAGATGATGGAAGACTGACAGATGGTCAAGGTCGGACGGTTAACTTTCAAAATACAGTGATCATCATGACATCGAATCTTGGCAGTGATGAGATTTTGCGGAGAACAGAGCAGCATGAGGAATTTAGTGCCATAGAGACACAAGTGCGCTCCATCTTGCAACGACACTTTCGACCAGAATTCCTGAACCGCGTCGATGAAATTGTTGTTTTTCATGCATTAAACCTAGCCAATATGAGTGCCATTGCAAAACAAATGTTAGATCGTCTAGCAGTGCGATTGCGTAAAAACGTAGGCTTAAAGCTAAGATGGTCAGATGCCGCCCTCGCTTATTTAGGGGAGAAGGGGTATGACCCTGTATTCGGTGCTAGACCCTTAAAGCGGTTGATCGGGCAGGAGATTGAAACGCCACTAAGTCGCCTGTTACTTGCTGAATCGACAGCGCGTGGGACAATTGCAATTGATGTGAAAGAGGGTTTATTGACTGTTTCCATTGAATAG
- a CDS encoding cation diffusion facilitator family transporter — protein MQTVLHSHTHNEEGHQHSHDAVFHSHAPIGKMKQAFLLTLVILVVEITGGLISHSLALLSDAGHVLTDLAAIGLSWYAMNQSLKPPTENLTYGYHRTGILAALVNGVALIAIALIITVEAYQRIIHPQPVNALWMIGSASVGLLINLYLGLGMRDDDNLNVRSAVLHMLGDALASAGVIVGAVIILWTKWFMIDPLLSVGISLLIAYGAWRIVKQTVNILMEATPKGVSLLSVAAVIKHVAGVYDVHDLHVWSITSGKNALSCHVVLEGSLSIRESQPILRNIEHQLMHLGIGHSTIQIEDAGHPHTDSVLCSDEEAVHHHHHDQ, from the coding sequence ATGCAGACCGTACTTCATTCACACACACATAACGAAGAGGGACACCAACACTCGCACGACGCCGTATTTCATTCGCATGCTCCGATTGGAAAAATGAAACAAGCGTTTTTATTGACACTTGTCATATTAGTTGTTGAAATAACTGGGGGGCTAATCTCACATAGCTTAGCCTTACTATCAGACGCTGGGCATGTACTTACGGATCTTGCGGCTATTGGCCTTTCTTGGTACGCCATGAATCAATCGCTAAAGCCTCCTACGGAAAATTTAACGTATGGATACCATCGCACAGGCATACTTGCTGCATTAGTGAACGGTGTAGCGCTCATTGCCATCGCTTTGATCATAACCGTTGAAGCCTATCAGCGGATCATACATCCGCAACCAGTCAATGCTCTATGGATGATTGGCAGCGCTAGTGTCGGTTTGTTGATCAATTTATACCTAGGGCTTGGCATGCGTGATGATGATAATTTAAATGTGCGCAGTGCAGTTCTACACATGTTAGGCGATGCGCTCGCTTCAGCTGGAGTCATTGTCGGGGCTGTCATCATCTTATGGACAAAATGGTTTATGATCGACCCTCTTTTAAGTGTTGGGATCTCCCTGCTCATTGCCTATGGGGCGTGGCGAATTGTGAAGCAGACGGTCAATATACTTATGGAGGCCACACCAAAAGGTGTTTCGCTTTTATCTGTTGCAGCTGTAATTAAGCATGTAGCAGGAGTATACGATGTTCACGATCTCCACGTATGGAGTATCACGAGCGGGAAAAATGCCTTGTCTTGCCACGTAGTTCTTGAGGGTTCACTCTCCATTCGCGAAAGTCAGCCTATATTGCGCAATATTGAACACCAACTCATGCATTTAGGGATTGGCCACAGCACCATTCAGATTGAGGATGCAGGTCACCCTCATACAGACTCCGTTCTATGTTCTGACGAAGAGGCCGTCCATCACCACCATCATGATCAATAA
- a CDS encoding NAD(P)-dependent oxidoreductase, which produces MEKILSDHRNVGFIGLGTMGLPMATHLLQAGYTLHIYNRTPEKTAALVKLGAIAHSSPKEVAQHGKIIFTMVAHDNALLDVALGQDGIIHGMSAHATLIDCSTVSQAASQKVAAHIQSLGATMLDAPVSGSEPHAHEGSLVFMVGGPKQVYDNCQDLLLTMGKQAVYMGENGHGVAAKLAVNTILAQNLVALSEGLILAMKSGIDPQPFMEVVRGGGARSGMAEYKAPKMIAHDFSAQFTTALLSKDLQLASLQAAALAIPLPGLSLSKDLFQMAVAKGYAHEDMSALIKCYEEWSHLSQSQE; this is translated from the coding sequence TTGGAAAAAATCTTGTCAGATCATCGAAATGTTGGATTTATTGGTCTTGGAACCATGGGGTTACCTATGGCAACACACCTTTTGCAAGCGGGATATACTCTCCATATTTACAACCGAACACCTGAAAAAACAGCTGCATTAGTGAAACTCGGTGCCATCGCCCATTCTTCGCCAAAAGAAGTGGCACAACATGGCAAGATCATCTTTACCATGGTTGCACATGACAATGCACTACTAGACGTCGCATTAGGTCAAGATGGCATCATTCATGGCATGAGTGCTCATGCTACGCTGATTGACTGTAGCACCGTATCCCAAGCTGCCAGTCAAAAAGTCGCTGCACACATACAATCACTCGGTGCAACTATGCTAGATGCACCTGTTAGTGGCAGTGAACCACATGCACACGAGGGCAGTCTTGTATTCATGGTTGGCGGACCAAAACAGGTCTATGATAACTGCCAGGATCTTTTACTCACCATGGGTAAACAAGCTGTTTACATGGGCGAAAACGGACATGGCGTCGCAGCAAAGTTAGCTGTAAACACGATTCTCGCGCAAAACTTAGTGGCGCTTTCTGAAGGGCTCATACTTGCCATGAAATCAGGAATCGATCCTCAACCATTTATGGAAGTCGTACGCGGCGGTGGAGCTCGTAGTGGGATGGCAGAATACAAAGCGCCAAAGATGATAGCACATGATTTTAGTGCTCAATTTACGACGGCACTCTTATCGAAAGATCTTCAACTAGCTAGCTTACAAGCTGCAGCCCTTGCCATTCCATTGCCTGGTTTAAGTCTATCCAAAGATCTATTTCAGATGGCTGTAGCTAAAGGGTATGCACATGAAGACATGAGCGCACTCATCAAATGCTATGAAGAGTGGTCCCATCTTTCTCAAAGTCAGGAGTGA
- a CDS encoding TlpA family protein disulfide reductase: protein MKRKTGAALVIVVAALALVGFMNATRQPPALPQKGYRAPDFTLTDLQGKTVSLSSLKGQLVYINFFASWCPPCKMETPDLENMYKKYGNKIDFLAVNMTPSDSLPAVKAYVSTYGVTYPVLLDTQGNVESTYAVMDIPTSFFINRQGIIINRVTGMMSPAVMQSDFAQLLATH, encoded by the coding sequence ATGAAACGCAAAACAGGTGCTGCTTTAGTTATTGTGGTCGCTGCGCTTGCTTTAGTAGGTTTTATGAATGCTACGCGACAACCGCCAGCTCTGCCACAAAAGGGGTATAGGGCACCAGACTTTACGCTTACAGATTTACAGGGAAAGACTGTGTCACTAAGCAGCCTAAAGGGCCAACTAGTTTACATTAATTTTTTTGCTTCGTGGTGCCCTCCTTGTAAGATGGAAACGCCAGATCTAGAAAACATGTATAAAAAATATGGCAATAAGATTGATTTTTTAGCGGTGAATATGACGCCAAGTGACAGTCTACCTGCTGTAAAAGCGTATGTGAGTACATACGGTGTGACCTATCCAGTGCTGTTAGATACACAGGGAAATGTAGAGTCGACGTATGCTGTAATGGACATTCCCACTAGTTTCTTTATCAATCGGCAGGGCATCATCATCAATCGCGTAACGGGGATGATGAGTCCCGCGGTGATGCAATCAGATTTTGCGCAGTTACTAGCAACACATTGA
- a CDS encoding MBL fold metallo-hydrolase produces the protein MEISPRVHLLEETKGSYAYVIVGEEPVLVDTFFPGKSDRVVAGLARIGMRPSDLAHIVLTHSDVDHIGNAKRLKELSGATLWAPQEELPYIYKQEKDHGIRRIIRAIMKVEQPVIDETYDAGKRIADLEIIPTPGHTKGHVSIRLGDVLIAGDLVTTRQGKLKPSPGFLTWDRAALQRSLRAVGKQPFDWICPAHGEPVRRGDLWDAFSR, from the coding sequence ATGGAGATTTCTCCACGCGTACATCTTTTAGAAGAAACCAAAGGTAGTTACGCCTATGTGATAGTAGGTGAAGAACCCGTTCTCGTCGACACTTTTTTCCCTGGAAAAAGTGATCGCGTAGTTGCAGGACTAGCGCGCATCGGTATGCGACCTTCTGATCTTGCCCACATCGTGCTGACCCATAGTGATGTTGACCATATTGGCAATGCAAAAAGACTTAAAGAGCTATCGGGAGCCACGTTGTGGGCACCGCAAGAAGAACTTCCATATATTTATAAACAAGAAAAGGATCACGGCATTCGCCGTATCATTCGCGCCATCATGAAAGTAGAACAACCAGTCATTGATGAAACGTACGATGCGGGTAAACGTATTGCTGACTTAGAAATCATACCAACGCCTGGTCATACGAAGGGACATGTAAGCATTCGCTTAGGCGATGTTTTGATTGCAGGAGATCTTGTTACCACAAGACAAGGTAAGTTAAAACCTTCACCAGGTTTTCTCACATGGGATCGCGCTGCATTGCAGCGATCATTGCGAGCGGTAGGCAAACAGCCATTTGATTGGATCTGTCCAGCACATGGCGAACCTGTGAGGCGAGGTGACTTGTGGGACGCATTTAGTCGGTAG
- a CDS encoding polysaccharide deacetylase family protein, translating into MRYSRISLHISWLLCTIFFALWSPAADHHAAAKYHYTDYVQLYPHVFSYQGPPNKRIALTFDDGPDQRYTPQILSILRKKGVHATFFVLGKNVKRYPNITRQITKEGHILGNHSYNHPSLTRVNHDQLLWEVKATEREITQLTGKRTRFVRPPYGNLDPTVLMSLGKMGYHVVNWSVDSNDWRSLTKAQVLANIIPHVRPGSIILQHCASGGPQENLSGTVAALPSIIDTLRQKGYQFVTIQELFATDIKTVHAPTRMQLSLHH; encoded by the coding sequence ATGCGTTATTCTCGTATTTCACTTCATATATCATGGCTACTATGCACCATTTTTTTTGCTTTATGGTCACCCGCTGCCGATCATCATGCGGCAGCCAAGTATCACTATACAGACTATGTCCAACTGTATCCGCACGTGTTTTCCTATCAAGGGCCACCGAATAAACGCATCGCGTTAACCTTTGACGATGGACCTGATCAACGTTATACCCCACAAATTTTATCGATTCTCCGCAAAAAAGGAGTTCACGCTACTTTTTTTGTGCTCGGTAAAAATGTGAAAAGATATCCGAATATCACACGGCAAATAACTAAAGAAGGTCATATTTTAGGCAATCATAGTTACAATCATCCGAGTTTAACGCGTGTGAATCACGATCAATTATTGTGGGAGGTAAAAGCAACAGAAAGAGAAATCACACAGCTTACTGGGAAGAGAACTCGATTTGTACGTCCACCATACGGAAATCTTGATCCCACCGTTCTCATGAGCTTAGGAAAAATGGGATATCATGTGGTCAACTGGTCTGTAGATTCCAATGATTGGCGCAGTCTCACCAAGGCACAAGTACTAGCTAACATCATTCCACATGTACGCCCTGGTTCTATCATATTGCAACACTGTGCATCAGGGGGCCCACAGGAAAACTTAAGTGGCACGGTTGCAGCTCTCCCTTCCATCATCGACACCTTGCGACAAAAGGGATATCAGTTTGTCACTATTCAAGAGTTATTTGCAACAGATATCAAGACCGTTCATGCTCCTACACGTATGCAGTTATCCTTACATCACTAA
- a CDS encoding YaiI/YqxD family protein, translated as MPMTIWVDADACPRNVLTLTKERAAQHHLLVITVSNYNHEHQGANHLTVDAGSQAADMAIVMRMQKGDLVITQDYGLAALVLARKGYALSPHGKEYTDDNIDQLLAMRAVHAKARRSGKRAKIRGPAARTQDDDLHFDRSLQVILARMNNADMGNV; from the coding sequence ATGCCCATGACGATTTGGGTAGATGCAGATGCATGTCCGAGAAATGTATTAACCTTGACAAAGGAACGAGCAGCACAACATCATTTGCTCGTGATCACTGTGAGCAACTACAATCACGAGCATCAAGGGGCCAACCACCTGACAGTCGACGCCGGTTCACAAGCGGCAGATATGGCGATTGTCATGCGCATGCAAAAAGGAGATCTTGTGATCACTCAAGACTACGGCTTAGCCGCGCTTGTTTTGGCACGGAAAGGATACGCTTTATCTCCACACGGCAAAGAGTATACCGATGATAACATCGATCAACTATTAGCGATGAGAGCTGTACATGCAAAAGCGCGGAGATCTGGGAAACGAGCAAAAATTCGTGGCCCTGCGGCGCGAACACAGGATGATGATCTACATTTTGATCGGTCACTACAGGTGATACTTGCACGGATGAACAACGCCGATATGGGCAATGTATAG